The Archaeoglobaceae archaeon genomic sequence GGGTTTTATCTTCTTATCTAAAACCACAAAACCTTTCATTTTCGGCAGTGCAGCGATTAAAGTTTTCCCATCTTCGAGCACTATTTCTCTTAGACGCAAAAGCACTGAATCAGGGGCGGAGAACACACATTCTGTTTTATGGTATTCCTCGAGTTCCCTTATTCTTTCACATGCCTTTTTTGAATCTCTGAAATTTGGTATTCTGCCGTATGGGCTTGGAAAATCGCAAAAAGGTTCAATTTTTCTCCAGACGTATTGCCTTACTTCTTCTTTACTTTTGAACCTCAAGCAAGACCCTTATCAAATCTTTATCTTTAACCATACCGGAAACTCTGTTCATTGAATCCAGAACCGGAATGCAGTCTAAATCGTTGCTTATCATCTTCTTTGCGCATTTCGATACGTTCGTTTGGGGATAAACAAAATCTGGCGGCTTCATAAATTTTTTAACTGGTTCTCTTGGCAATTTAACAACGCTAATTTCAAAATATTTTACGGATAAGTCTTTCATTCCATCCCAGCTCCATTTATCGTCGGTATCACTTGAAGACGAATGTGTTGACTGTATTATGTAGTCCTCAATAAGAGCTTCGCTGAGCATGATTTTTTCATCCATTATCCCGACAAGCTCTTCGTTTTCGTTTAAAACACCGCATATTTCCGCATTTCCAAGACGCATTATTTCTCCAACAACCTTTAGAGGTGTTTCTTCCCATACACAAACGATTTGAGGATTTATGTATTTCTTAACAGGGATATCCAGGTTCAACTCTGCAATTTTCTTTATTATATCTCTCACAGTGATTATACCTACCAGTTTTTCTCCGTCCACAACTGGTAGCCTTCTGAAGGGTGTTGAACTCAGGATTTCAACTATCCTCCTAACACTATCGTTAACGTTCACAGTTACCGGATTGGGCGTCATGAGGAGTGCAACTTGATTCTCCTCAATTTTTCTGAGAATGTCCTTTCTTGTAATTATACCAACAAGTCTGCCTTCCTTAAGAACGGGGACTGCAGAGATACCATAACCTTTAAAGAGCTGTAATACTGCTTCTCTTGTGCTTGGCAGTGTTGCATAAATTACATTTGGATTCATTATGTCAATCGCCTTCATTGTTTTGCATAATCCTATTTCTGCTAATTAATCTTTCTATTATGCCGAAAATTAAAAATAGAATTTATGCTTCTCTAACTTTTTCGTCTTATAACGATCTTTTGCCCTATGATCAACGTACTTGGTATGAGCACGGTATTGGAATCCGACTTTCTTTCAACTTTTGTGAAAAGAGTGCCTATTTCCTTGACGACGACATCACTTTCACCGGCAATATCCACATTGTCACCGATTTTGAATGGTCTTGCAAGCAGTAGAAACATTCCTGCAATCGCTTGACCAAGAACCTGCTGAGTTGCAAAGCCGACCACCAAGCCGATAAAGCCACCCAAAGCAACTCCAGCGGTTCCGCCCGCGATACCACCAGCTATCGCAGCAAACAAACCACCGACCCCAAGGATCTTAATCATGTTCTTGACCGCAGAAGCGGTCGAAATGCCATATTTTGGTTCAAGCATCGCACTGAAAAGCGAAGCTACAGATGAAATGATTAGCCAGCCAATTATTAGTGCTACGATTACAAAGATATAGGGTGCAAAATCCACGATCATTGCTAAACTGCGCAGGTTAGGATTCTTTGCTACAAGCTCCGGGATCAGATAGTAGAAAAACCAGTTCAGAATACCAAGCACCGCAACAGCAATCACGATGTAGATTACAAACTTTGTTAATGCCCCACCAATAGTGTCTTTCTCTGACACGTTAAAAATTGGATTATACTCCTATTTATTTTTTATCATTTCTACAACGTTTGTAAAAATTTTTGAGCTACTCAATAAATATTGCGGGTTTTCCAGGCATTGCCATGCGTCTTCTCTCTGCAGGTATTTTACTTGAATTCAAAGAGACCTTTACTTGAAGTTCTCTCTCGAAAAACTCAATGGCTTCGCTCACTATTTCTCTTTCGTTTGATATGATCTCAGAACTCTTAAACTTCTTTGCAAAGTTCGAAATCTCTGCTTTATCTATACCCTGAGTAGAAAGCCACTTTGTGGCTTCGCCTATTCCCTTATCCAAGGCAATTTCAAGGGCTTTTTGTTTCCATTCCTCAGCTACATGGATATAAACAGTGGATGGCTTTTCCACGAACTTCATGACTTCCTTTATATCTTCTAAGAGCTTCATTATATATTGCTCCGATTTTTCTGCTGACTCATCTACCTTCTTTGGATCGAATTCTGGATAGGTCTCAAGACTCACAAAAGTTGAATGTTTCATATGCCATAGTTCTTCACAGATATGCGGAGCAAATGGAGCAAGCAGTTTTATCCAATCATCGAGAATTAATGAAAGATTTTTTCCTCCTCTTCGCAGATACCATCTTACATCGTTCATTATTTCGAAGAACGCGTAATTTACCGCTTTTCTTGTTTGGAGCCGATCCATGGCTTCTCTAACTTCTTTTACTGCCTTGTTGAATCTACTCAAAAGCCATTTGTCAAGGGTTGTGATATTTTGGGGCTCTCTTAGATAGTGCTCCTTTACCAAATTGAAAAATCGCTCCAAATTTGAAGCTAACCCTTCAATCTCTCTGGTTTTCCAGTCCGCATCGTTATCGTATTCGGCTGCATGCAATATGTAAAGCCTGGTAACGTCTGCACCATACGTTGCCAAAGCCCTCTTCATCGTAAGTAGAGGGCCCTTACTTTTGCTCATTTTTTGCCCTTCAAGACTTACATAGCCATTTACAGCAATTGCTCTCGGTAAGTGCTTTTCATCAAACATCGCAACATGGTGGAACAAGTAAAAGAGAAGATGGTTTGCAACTAAGTCCTTACCGCTACTTCGCAAATCTACTGGATACCAGTATTCAAATTCAGCTTTGATTTTCTGGATCGCCTCTTCATTCAGCCCTGAATTCTTTGCACGTTCTAAACTACCTTTTCCAAGAATTACATAGTCCAAAAACTCCGCGGTCAGATTTTCCGCCTTTAATTCACCTGAATTTATAAATTTTGCCAGAATATAATAGCACATGTAAATCGTTGAATCCGAAAGACTTTCAATCAACCACTCTCTATCCCAAGGTATCCGAGTTCCGAGACCCTTTCTACGAGCGCATGCTTTATCTTTAAGCCACTCTATTTTGTTTCTAAATTCTTCTTTGTAGTAATCAGGAATTATTGTCATTCTTTCCAGATGCTCAAGGACTTTTGCTTTCCAACGCTCATCCGAATACTTCAGAAACCACTGATCTTTAACTACTTTAACCACGCACTTTGTTCCGCACCTGCAAACCACAGGCTTTTCGCTGAATTCATAAAAAATGTCAGCAAGACCAAGATTCTTCAATTCATTCTCAACTTTCTCCTTGGCTTCAGAAACTTTCATTCCGGCAAACTTACCAGTATTTTCAAGCATAATTCCAGTGTGAAATTCCTTTTTGTAAAGTATCTTCGTGGCCTTTTCCAGTTCCGGATCGTTTTGATCTTTTATTTTCAGCTCTTCAACGATTTCTTTTGCAGGAATGTCTTTATTGCCCGCATTTATTATAACTATTGGTTCAATTTCAAGGCGAAGATCTTTTAGAGCAACGTAATCATAGGGAGCATGAGCCGGAACACTCATAACAACTCCCGTTGCGCTATCGGTGTCTACAAATTCTGCCGGAAGTATTGGCACCATTCGGTTAACAAGTGGCACCAAGACCCTCTTTCCAATGAATTCAGCCGAATCAACTTCCCGAATGAGTTCAACTTTTCTATCCATGAATTTTAGCTTTTCAAATGCCTCTCCACTTATAACCCATTCCTCGCCGTCGACAAATGCGATGACATACTTTGCCGGTTTAAGCCAGATATTTGTTACACCAAAAACCGTTTCAGGGCGAAGAGTTGCACAAGGAAAAATGAGATTGGAGTTTTCAAGCCTAAATTTTATAATCGTAAACTCTACAATACTTGCATCCTCTCCCATTAGTAGATCGTGATCTTCCACCGGGTTCTGATCGTTAGGACAATATCTAACTGGGTGACTCCCTTTTTCTACAAGTCCAAGTTCTTTCAGCTTCCAGAATTGCCACTCTATGAACTTCTGATATGGTATGTCCATGGTCGTAAAACTTCTTCGCCAGTCAATCGAGTAACCTATCCTCTTCAATGCGCTGAGAGCTTCTTTTGCAAAGTATTCGACGATTTTTTCAGGAGTTGTGAGCTGAATCAATTCTTCCCTTGGAACATCGTGGTATTTGGTATAAACTTCGAGAGTTCTTGGATCCCTTTTTTCTATGAGTTCAGCAAGCCCAATAATCGGAGTGCCAGTTACATGGAACCCAAGTGGAAAAAGAACATTGTAACCCCTCATCCTCATGTATCTTGCGTAGGCATCGCCTATTGTGAAGGTTCTTGTATGACCTGCATGCAAATTACCATTCAGATATGGGTATGGAACTGTCAGGAAGAATTTTTTCTTTTCATTGGGCTCCGCTTCGAATATTCTCGCAGATTCCCAAGCTTTTTGCCACTTCTCCTCGATCTCCTTAAACATAGTCTTAAAAACTTCAAAGGAGTTAAAAACTTATCTCAGAAGGTTCCTGCCAAGAAACCTATAAGTCCAAAAAGCATGGCAATAAGAGTTTCCTTTCTGAATTTTGAAATTAAATTTGTTTGCTTTGGTAATCTAAAAACAACGGAGAGTAGCATCAAATCCGTAATTGCCACGGGAATCACATACTTTAGATCAAAATACTCAGAAATCATAATCGGAGGCAACATGCTCAAAATAATGGCAATAACGAAAAATATCGATGAGAGTTTTACAGCGGTGTTAATTCCATAAATTCTGGCTACACTTTTCACGTTTCTTAACGCATCTCCCTCTATGTCCTCTATACCTTTCATTATTTCCCTTCCAAGTCCAGATAAGAAGGCTATCGAAGAAAGCAATATGACTGTGTTGCTAAATTCGGAGATTATCCCTCCAAAAATGAATGGAGCAGACATTGTAAAAGCGACATACGCATTACCCACCAGTCCGAGTTCTTTAAGTCTTGCATTGTAAGTATATGCCAGAAAAGTTACGACCAGAACAAACAAAAAAGCTTCTATAGATATTAAAAGCGCTGTAAGAAGCCCAAAAGGGAGAAATAACGCTGATAATACCAGAGCAGCGTCTCTACTCAAATCTCCACGAACAAGTGGTCTATCAAGCCTTTTATTTGCTCTGTCCACTTCGTAATCTATGTAATCATTTAATGCAAAGGCAGAAGCTTCGAGAAAAACAGCGGTAAGAAATCCAAGGATTAAGATCTCTAATTCAGTCCCGCCACCCAGAAAAATACCAATAAGAACACCAAGACCATACATTATCCCGTGCTCAAGTCTCAGTAGCTCCCAGTATGCCTTAAGGGATCGTTTCAAGGAAGGCATTTAATCCCTTCTCATAAATCACGTTTCCTACAATAA encodes the following:
- a CDS encoding CBS domain-containing protein translates to MKAIDIMNPNVIYATLPSTREAVLQLFKGYGISAVPVLKEGRLVGIITRKDILRKIEENQVALLMTPNPVTVNVNDSVRRIVEILSSTPFRRLPVVDGEKLVGIITVRDIIKKIAELNLDIPVKKYINPQIVCVWEETPLKVVGEIMRLGNAEICGVLNENEELVGIMDEKIMLSEALIEDYIIQSTHSSSSDTDDKWSWDGMKDLSVKYFEISVVKLPREPVKKFMKPPDFVYPQTNVSKCAKKMISNDLDCIPVLDSMNRVSGMVKDKDLIRVLLEVQK
- a CDS encoding mechanosensitive ion channel family protein, translated to MSEKDTIGGALTKFVIYIVIAVAVLGILNWFFYYLIPELVAKNPNLRSLAMIVDFAPYIFVIVALIIGWLIISSVASLFSAMLEPKYGISTASAVKNMIKILGVGGLFAAIAGGIAGGTAGVALGGFIGLVVGFATQQVLGQAIAGMFLLLARPFKIGDNVDIAGESDVVVKEIGTLFTKVERKSDSNTVLIPSTLIIGQKIVIRRKS
- the leuS gene encoding leucine--tRNA ligase; amino-acid sequence: MFKEIEEKWQKAWESARIFEAEPNEKKKFFLTVPYPYLNGNLHAGHTRTFTIGDAYARYMRMRGYNVLFPLGFHVTGTPIIGLAELIEKRDPRTLEVYTKYHDVPREELIQLTTPEKIVEYFAKEALSALKRIGYSIDWRRSFTTMDIPYQKFIEWQFWKLKELGLVEKGSHPVRYCPNDQNPVEDHDLLMGEDASIVEFTIIKFRLENSNLIFPCATLRPETVFGVTNIWLKPAKYVIAFVDGEEWVISGEAFEKLKFMDRKVELIREVDSAEFIGKRVLVPLVNRMVPILPAEFVDTDSATGVVMSVPAHAPYDYVALKDLRLEIEPIVIINAGNKDIPAKEIVEELKIKDQNDPELEKATKILYKKEFHTGIMLENTGKFAGMKVSEAKEKVENELKNLGLADIFYEFSEKPVVCRCGTKCVVKVVKDQWFLKYSDERWKAKVLEHLERMTIIPDYYKEEFRNKIEWLKDKACARRKGLGTRIPWDREWLIESLSDSTIYMCYYILAKFINSGELKAENLTAEFLDYVILGKGSLERAKNSGLNEEAIQKIKAEFEYWYPVDLRSSGKDLVANHLLFYLFHHVAMFDEKHLPRAIAVNGYVSLEGQKMSKSKGPLLTMKRALATYGADVTRLYILHAAEYDNDADWKTREIEGLASNLERFFNLVKEHYLREPQNITTLDKWLLSRFNKAVKEVREAMDRLQTRKAVNYAFFEIMNDVRWYLRRGGKNLSLILDDWIKLLAPFAPHICEELWHMKHSTFVSLETYPEFDPKKVDESAEKSEQYIMKLLEDIKEVMKFVEKPSTVYIHVAEEWKQKALEIALDKGIGEATKWLSTQGIDKAEISNFAKKFKSSEIISNEREIVSEAIEFFERELQVKVSLNSSKIPAERRRMAMPGKPAIFIE
- a CDS encoding UbiA family prenyltransferase produces the protein MPSLKRSLKAYWELLRLEHGIMYGLGVLIGIFLGGGTELEILILGFLTAVFLEASAFALNDYIDYEVDRANKRLDRPLVRGDLSRDAALVLSALFLPFGLLTALLISIEAFLFVLVVTFLAYTYNARLKELGLVGNAYVAFTMSAPFIFGGIISEFSNTVILLSSIAFLSGLGREIMKGIEDIEGDALRNVKSVARIYGINTAVKLSSIFFVIAIILSMLPPIMISEYFDLKYVIPVAITDLMLLSVVFRLPKQTNLISKFRKETLIAMLFGLIGFLAGTF